A single Phragmites australis chromosome 4, lpPhrAust1.1, whole genome shotgun sequence DNA region contains:
- the LOC133914378 gene encoding uncharacterized protein LOC133914378: MCPRATAQHGGGDAMARAATMVTAVGAANAHSFGDEEYIDLDLSSCGEFEFRVRRSSADELICRGRMAAPPHKGALRSGGKLQEVDASGGACGAGRRSAATVAPLQHSHSAGYRDAQPAARLRAEGSRRRKAARTVHAKLQASRAFFRSLFARTSCSDEQCRGAAVRARTRATPSGETKSSSCCKAPFGQIKNGCSISTSSGRAAPTTLRSSIEQEKLMDEEELAAAAARQRKSFSGVIKWRHAMSTAPAAAPSKPLSSSSARRSSGVASGPALKRSSSARSESEGLIQGAIAYCKRSQQQLGLARKSVSDAPPSAPSWPSNPTRSAPAYYYYYL, encoded by the coding sequence ATGTGCCCCAGGGCGACGGCCCAGCACGGTGGCGGCGATGCAATGGCGAGAGCAGCCACCATGGTCACCGCGGTTGGTGCTGCTAATGCGCATTCGTTCGGGGACGAGGAGTACATCGACCTGGATCTCAGTTCTTGTGGGGAATTCGAGTTCCGGGTGCGCCGGAGCAGCGCGGACGAGCTGATCTGCCGGGGCAGGATGGCGGCGCCCCCGCACAAGGGGGCGCTGAGGTCGGGGGGCAAGCTGCAGGAAGTTGATGCCAGCGGCGGTGCCTGTGGCGCCGGCAGGAGGAGCGCCGCGACGGTCGCTCCGCTGCAGCATTCGCATTCCGCGGGGTACCGCGACGCGCAGCCGGCGGCGAGGCTGCGCGCAGAGGGGTCCCGGCGCAGGAAGGCCGCGCGGACGGTGCACGCGAAGCTGCAGGCGTCGCGGGCCTTCTTCCGGTCCCTGTTCGCCAGGACCTCGTGCTCCGACGAGCAATGCCGTGGCGCTGCCGTCCGGGCCAGGACCAGGGCGACGCCATCTGGCGAGACCaagagcagcagctgctgcaagGCGCCATTCGGCCAAATCAAGAACGGCTGCAGCATCAGCACCAGCAGCGGCAGGGCAGCGCCGACCACCCTGAGGAGCAGCATCGAGCAGGAGAAGCTGATGGACGAGGAGGAGctcgccgcagccgccgcccgccaGCGCAAGTCCTTCTCCGGCGTGATCAAGTGGCGGCACGCGATGTCGACGGCGCCTGCAGCGGCACCGTCGAAGCCGCTGTCTTCGTCCTCGGCGAGGAGGAGCTCCGGGGTCGCCAGCGGCCCGGCGCTgaagaggagcagcagcgcccGGTCGGAGTCGGAGGGGCTCATCCAGGGCGCCATCGCCTACTGCAAGCGGTCGCAGCAGCAGCTCGGGCTCGCCAGGAAGAGCGTCAGCGACGCGCCGCCCTCTGCTCCTTCCTGGCCTAGCAACCCAACTCGATCAGCTCCAgcctactactactactacttgTAA